A stretch of the Candidatus Paceibacterota bacterium genome encodes the following:
- a CDS encoding AAA family ATPase gives MQNSQEATLTAIVGPMYSGKSEELLRLIKRAQIVKKRILVIKSPVDTRYEDHVVTRILDPEDSEKFIVAAKHPAHTVSDAETFRRLVHEQDPHIIAIDEVQFFGEWLVEEVTNLLEEHKDKDFQVVVVGLDLDFMRRPFATVATFLALANEVVKTKAFCFECSSPASFTQKNIFSKERIEADAGTDKKVYEARCRRCHSIPRG, from the coding sequence ATGCAAAACTCACAAGAAGCAACCCTTACCGCAATTGTAGGACCTATGTACTCTGGCAAGTCAGAGGAATTGCTGCGTCTTATTAAGCGGGCGCAAATCGTGAAAAAGCGCATCTTGGTGATCAAGTCACCTGTAGATACGCGCTATGAGGATCATGTGGTGACACGCATCCTTGATCCAGAGGATTCCGAGAAATTCATCGTTGCGGCGAAGCATCCTGCTCACACAGTAAGTGATGCGGAAACGTTCAGGCGGTTGGTGCATGAACAGGATCCGCACATCATTGCAATTGATGAGGTGCAGTTCTTTGGGGAATGGCTTGTTGAGGAGGTGACAAACCTTCTTGAAGAGCATAAGGATAAGGATTTTCAGGTCGTAGTTGTTGGTCTCGACCTCGATTTCATGCGTCGTCCATTCGCGACAGTAGCAACTTTCCTTGCACTTGCAAACGAAGTGGTGAAGACAAAGGCATTCTGTTTTGAATGCTCAAGCCCCGCAAGTTTCACCCAGAAGAATATTTTCTCGAAGGAGCGCATTGAGGCTGACGCGGGTACAGATAAAAAGGTGTACGAGGCACGTTGTCGCCGATGTCACTCCATCCCGAGGGGTTAG
- the ruvB gene encoding Holliday junction branch migration DNA helicase RuvB gives MSSELSNILPNGKNDSLFLDQKLRPSSWGDYVGQEHIKQNLNILLTAAKERGHPPEHLLFYGPPGLGKTTLAHLIASESKSQLKVTSGPAIEKVGDLASLLTNMNPGDILFIDEIHRLNKMVEEVLYPAMESGVLDIIIGKGPSARTIQLELPAFTLIAATTRIAALSAPLRSRFGGGVFRLEFYTNDEIARIVTRSADILGVSLEPGAALAIAQRARFTPRTANHFLKRARDFAQVHKVPLDEKVVREALALLEVDELGLGTPDRELLTVMIEKFNGGPVGLNTLAAATAEEMATIEEVYEPYLLKLGFIERTPRGRTVTPKAYTHLGFDLK, from the coding sequence ATGTCAAGTGAACTCTCTAATATTTTACCGAACGGAAAGAATGATTCTCTTTTCCTTGATCAAAAACTCAGGCCTTCGTCGTGGGGTGATTATGTGGGGCAGGAGCATATTAAACAGAATTTGAATATCCTTCTTACTGCAGCAAAGGAGCGTGGTCATCCTCCAGAACACCTATTGTTTTATGGACCTCCAGGACTTGGTAAAACCACACTTGCACATCTTATTGCATCGGAAAGTAAGTCGCAGCTCAAGGTGACCTCAGGTCCTGCAATTGAAAAGGTGGGCGACCTTGCCTCACTCCTAACGAACATGAATCCCGGTGATATTCTCTTTATTGATGAAATTCACCGTTTAAATAAGATGGTTGAAGAGGTGCTTTATCCAGCAATGGAATCAGGAGTACTTGATATCATTATTGGAAAGGGGCCATCGGCGCGTACTATTCAGCTTGAACTCCCTGCATTTACACTCATTGCTGCGACAACACGTATTGCTGCATTATCTGCCCCACTACGCTCCCGTTTTGGTGGAGGCGTGTTTCGTCTCGAGTTCTATACGAACGATGAAATAGCACGCATTGTAACGCGTTCTGCGGATATCTTGGGCGTGAGCCTTGAGCCGGGGGCAGCGCTCGCAATCGCGCAGCGTGCTCGTTTTACACCACGTACCGCTAATCATTTTTTGAAGCGTGCTCGAGATTTTGCACAGGTACACAAGGTGCCACTCGATGAGAAGGTGGTGCGCGAGGCACTTGCTTTACTTGAGGTGGACGAGCTTGGCCTTGGAACTCCCGACCGTGAATTGTTGACGGTCATGATAGAAAAATTTAATGGCGGACCAGTTGGACTCAACACACTCGCGGCTGCAACGGCAGAGGAGATGGCAACTATTGAGGAGGTGTATGAGCCATACCTACTTAAACTAGGGTTCATTGAGCGCACACCGCGAGGTCGCACCGTGACCCCGAAGGCATATACGCATCTTGGTTTTGATTTAAAATAA